The Ruania alba genome window below encodes:
- a CDS encoding lamin tail domain-containing protein, with protein MSHPRARRGRIVRPLAALTATAFLSLGVTPAFADATPATAGLGPRLISDGDTFISELHYDNDGSDTGEAVEVQAPVGTDLTGWSLVFYNGNGGSPYATADLAGVVGDSGVVVVEQAGIQNGSPDGLALVDDAGTVVELLSYEGELTAVGVPPTG; from the coding sequence ATGTCTCACCCTCGTGCGCGGCGCGGGCGCATCGTTCGCCCGCTTGCCGCTCTCACGGCCACCGCGTTTCTCAGCCTCGGTGTGACGCCGGCGTTCGCCGACGCCACGCCTGCAACGGCGGGCCTAGGCCCGCGGCTGATCTCCGACGGTGACACCTTCATCAGTGAGCTCCACTACGACAACGATGGCTCCGACACCGGTGAGGCCGTCGAGGTGCAGGCACCGGTCGGGACCGACCTGACCGGCTGGTCGTTGGTCTTCTACAACGGCAATGGCGGCAGCCCCTACGCGACGGCGGACCTGGCCGGGGTGGTCGGGGATTCCGGTGTGGTGGTGGTCGAGCAGGCCGGCATCCAGAACGGCTCCCCGGACGGTCTCGCCCTCGTCGACGATGCGGGCACGGTGGTCGAGCTGCTCTCCTACGAAGGGGAGCTGACCGCCGTCGGGGTCCCGCCGACGGGATGA
- a CDS encoding NAD-dependent malic enzyme has protein sequence MSSPSVSYSITVRLEMPAQPSAVSTITTTVERAGGIVTAVDVSASGMNRLQVDVTCATGGEDDAKHVVGALSDLDGVTIGRVSDRTFLAHLGGKIEIQPKMQIRHRDDLSLIYTPGVGRVSQQLAAHPEDAVRLTIKRNTIAVVTDGSAVLGLGNIGPTAALPVMEGKAALFKRFAGIDAFPICLDTQDVDEIVRTVKIIAPVFAGINLEDISAPRCFEIEERLRAELDVPVFHDDQHGTAIVALAALRNALKVVGKNIEDVRIVQSGAGAAGSAILRLMLAAGARNVVVADVEGIIRTDRPNLAPSLQWVAEATRGGEHPGTMQDALVGADVFIGVSAPNLLTESDVEAMAEGSIVFALANPLPEIDPAIATRHAAVVATGRSDFANQINNVLAFPGVFRGLLDGRSTRITDEMLVAAATALADVVTPEELNATYIVPSVFHQSLHTAIAASVQAAAEADSQSRSSVTQS, from the coding sequence ATGAGTTCCCCCAGCGTCAGTTACTCCATCACTGTCCGGCTCGAGATGCCGGCGCAGCCGTCGGCGGTGAGCACCATCACCACCACGGTCGAACGCGCGGGCGGGATCGTCACCGCCGTCGACGTCTCCGCCTCGGGGATGAACCGGCTGCAGGTGGACGTCACCTGCGCCACCGGGGGCGAGGACGATGCCAAGCACGTCGTCGGTGCGCTCAGCGACCTGGACGGGGTGACGATCGGCCGGGTCTCGGACCGGACCTTCCTGGCTCACCTGGGCGGCAAGATCGAGATCCAGCCGAAGATGCAGATCCGGCACCGGGACGATCTCTCCCTCATCTACACCCCTGGTGTGGGGCGGGTCAGCCAGCAGCTGGCCGCGCACCCCGAGGATGCAGTGCGGCTGACCATCAAGCGCAACACGATCGCCGTGGTCACCGATGGCTCGGCCGTCCTCGGGTTGGGCAATATCGGCCCGACGGCGGCCCTGCCCGTGATGGAGGGCAAGGCCGCCCTGTTCAAGAGGTTCGCGGGCATCGATGCCTTTCCGATCTGCCTGGACACCCAGGACGTCGACGAGATCGTGCGGACCGTGAAGATCATTGCCCCGGTGTTCGCGGGGATCAACCTGGAGGACATCTCCGCGCCCCGCTGCTTCGAGATCGAGGAGCGACTGCGGGCCGAGCTGGACGTCCCTGTCTTCCACGACGACCAGCACGGCACGGCGATCGTGGCCCTCGCCGCCTTGCGGAACGCGTTGAAGGTGGTGGGCAAGAACATCGAGGACGTGCGGATCGTGCAGTCCGGCGCCGGCGCCGCGGGCTCGGCGATCCTGCGGCTGATGCTGGCGGCGGGAGCTCGGAACGTGGTGGTCGCCGACGTCGAGGGCATCATTCGCACGGACCGTCCGAACCTGGCGCCCTCCTTGCAGTGGGTCGCCGAGGCCACCCGAGGCGGTGAGCACCCGGGCACGATGCAGGATGCGCTCGTCGGGGCCGATGTGTTCATCGGTGTCTCGGCGCCGAATCTGCTGACCGAGAGTGATGTGGAAGCCATGGCGGAGGGGTCGATCGTCTTCGCGCTCGCCAACCCGCTGCCGGAGATCGACCCGGCGATCGCCACCCGGCACGCCGCCGTCGTGGCCACCGGTCGTAGCGACTTCGCCAACCAGATCAACAATGTGCTCGCGTTCCCGGGGGTGTTCCGCGGGCTCCTGGACGGGCGGTCCACGCGCATCACCGACGAGATGTTGGTGGCCGCGGCGACGGCACTCGCTGACGTGGTGACCCCGGAGGAGCTGAACGCCACCTACATCGTGCCCAGCGTGTTCCACCAGAGCCTGCACACGGCGATTGCCGCCTCGGTGCAGGCGGCGGCTGAGGCGGACAGCCAGTCCCGGTCCTCGGTGACGCAGAGCTGA
- a CDS encoding MFS transporter: protein MPDDSVTSGAARPSPQRWSAFAVCLAAGFLTLLDVSIVNVALPSIETALRADPSEIQWIVAGYTLAFGLVLVPAGRLGDLFGRRRMFLLGVALFALTSALCGAAPTAELLAVGRVLQGVAAGTLNPQVLALIQELFRGPERGRAFGMFGATVGISTAIGPLLGGGLIALFGAEQGWRAVFWVNVPVGVVVLILGWRLLPKVRPTRNTLGIDVPGLLLLGVSVLAFMLPFLEASEGGAAQPPWWLLGVSVVAGGAFVWWERRYERRGGDPVITRDLLRTPSYTRGALVAMLYFGGFTGIFLLSTLYLQSGLGLEPWQAGLVLTPFALAGAVSSWWSGRWVARAGRRLVIIGIVLMITGVVVADVLVTVMDGQAAAWWLAGVLVISGFGNGIVISPNQALTLADVPVPRAGVAGGALQTGQRVGTSVGVAASASMFFATLAASGDYGEAMSVGLRVVLGVLLVALLIAVVDQRARGQSASSD from the coding sequence GTGCCCGATGACTCCGTGACGTCCGGAGCGGCGAGACCCTCCCCGCAACGCTGGTCGGCCTTCGCCGTCTGCCTCGCCGCCGGGTTCCTCACCCTGCTGGACGTGTCCATCGTGAACGTCGCGCTGCCGTCCATCGAGACGGCGCTGCGTGCGGACCCGTCGGAGATCCAGTGGATCGTGGCCGGGTACACCCTGGCGTTCGGGTTGGTCCTGGTGCCGGCGGGCCGCCTCGGGGACCTGTTCGGGCGCCGTCGGATGTTCCTGCTCGGGGTGGCACTGTTCGCCCTCACCTCCGCCCTGTGCGGGGCAGCCCCGACGGCGGAGCTGCTCGCCGTAGGTCGCGTGCTCCAGGGTGTGGCGGCCGGGACGTTGAACCCGCAGGTGCTGGCGCTGATCCAGGAGCTGTTCCGTGGCCCGGAGCGGGGCCGGGCGTTCGGCATGTTCGGGGCCACCGTGGGGATCTCGACCGCGATCGGCCCGCTCCTGGGCGGCGGCCTGATCGCGCTCTTCGGTGCCGAGCAAGGCTGGCGGGCGGTCTTCTGGGTGAACGTGCCGGTCGGCGTGGTGGTGCTGATCCTCGGGTGGCGCCTGCTCCCGAAGGTCCGTCCCACCCGGAACACCCTCGGGATCGACGTTCCGGGGCTGCTCCTGCTCGGGGTGAGCGTGCTGGCCTTCATGCTGCCGTTCCTCGAGGCGTCCGAGGGTGGGGCCGCGCAGCCGCCGTGGTGGCTGCTCGGCGTGAGCGTGGTGGCCGGGGGTGCGTTCGTGTGGTGGGAGCGTCGGTACGAGAGGCGCGGCGGCGATCCGGTGATCACCCGGGACCTGCTGCGCACACCGTCCTACACCCGTGGTGCCCTGGTCGCGATGCTGTACTTCGGCGGCTTCACCGGCATCTTCCTGCTCTCCACCCTCTACCTGCAGTCCGGGCTCGGGCTGGAACCGTGGCAGGCCGGCCTGGTGCTCACCCCGTTCGCGCTGGCCGGGGCCGTCTCGTCCTGGTGGAGTGGTCGCTGGGTGGCCCGGGCCGGACGCCGGCTGGTGATCATCGGGATCGTGCTGATGATCACCGGGGTGGTGGTCGCCGACGTGCTGGTCACCGTGATGGACGGGCAGGCGGCGGCCTGGTGGCTCGCCGGCGTTCTGGTGATCTCCGGCTTCGGCAACGGCATCGTGATCTCCCCGAACCAGGCACTGACCCTGGCCGATGTGCCGGTGCCCCGGGCCGGAGTGGCGGGCGGCGCACTGCAGACCGGTCAGCGGGTGGGCACCTCGGTGGGGGTCGCGGCGTCGGCGTCGATGTTCTTCGCCACGCTGGCCGCGAGCGGGGACTACGGCGAGGCGATGTCCGTGGGGCTGCGGGTGGTGCTCGGGGTGCTGCTGGTGGCGTTGCTGATCGCCGTGGTGGACCAGCGGGCCCGGGGCCAGAGCGCAAGCAGCGACTGA
- a CDS encoding aldose 1-epimerase family protein — protein MTVTDETLHRLGGHREHTLTLGNQQAVITEAGAGLRDYTVADAPVVAGYSADELCPSGRGQWLVPWPNRIADGRYTFDGTEQSLPIKEADPRNAIHGFARWAAFDLLERTETWVDLGAVLPARPGYPWALAVVVRWELGPGGLSTRLTVRNLGTSTAPFGAGAHPYLAPGGELVDQAGVTVPGATRITGDGGLMTERSAVGPDDDFRTARQIGDHRLGLYTDLDRDADGIAHTVLDRSDGLRVDLWQDEAWPFVLLYTADGVSDAEGKRGSLAIEPMTCAVDAFNTGDGLITLAPGRSSPGPGESASAESGTDDQSLLALWPRARWSTTAISNATSSTPSTTRSPTDIASP, from the coding sequence ATGACAGTCACCGACGAGACGCTGCACCGCCTCGGCGGGCACCGGGAGCACACGCTCACTCTGGGCAACCAGCAGGCGGTGATCACTGAGGCCGGGGCTGGGTTGCGCGACTACACGGTGGCCGATGCGCCGGTGGTGGCCGGCTACTCCGCCGATGAGCTGTGCCCGAGCGGCCGGGGCCAGTGGTTGGTGCCGTGGCCGAACCGGATCGCCGACGGGCGCTACACCTTTGACGGCACCGAGCAGTCCCTGCCGATCAAGGAAGCCGATCCGCGGAACGCCATCCATGGGTTCGCCCGCTGGGCTGCGTTCGACCTGCTCGAGCGCACCGAGACCTGGGTGGACCTCGGCGCCGTGCTGCCGGCCCGCCCCGGCTACCCGTGGGCCCTGGCGGTGGTGGTGCGCTGGGAACTCGGCCCCGGCGGCCTGAGCACCCGGCTGACCGTCCGCAACCTCGGCACCTCCACGGCCCCCTTCGGAGCCGGCGCACACCCGTACCTTGCCCCCGGTGGGGAGCTCGTGGACCAGGCCGGCGTCACCGTGCCCGGGGCGACCCGGATCACCGGTGACGGTGGCCTGATGACGGAGCGCTCCGCCGTCGGGCCGGATGACGACTTCCGGACCGCGCGCCAGATCGGCGACCACCGGCTCGGCCTGTACACCGACCTGGACCGCGACGCCGACGGCATCGCTCACACCGTGCTGGACCGCTCGGACGGTCTGCGGGTCGACCTGTGGCAGGACGAGGCGTGGCCGTTCGTGCTGCTCTACACCGCCGACGGTGTCAGCGACGCCGAGGGCAAGCGGGGCTCGCTGGCCATTGAGCCGATGACCTGCGCCGTGGATGCCTTCAACACCGGCGACGGCCTCATCACACTGGCCCCGGGCAGGAGTTCACCGGGACCTGGGGAATCAGCGTCGGCTGAGTCCGGCACAGACGATCAGTCGCTGCTTGCGCTCTGGCCCCGGGCCCGCTGGTCCACCACGGCGATCAGCAACGCCACCAGCAGCACCCCGAGCACCACCCGCAGCCCCACGGACATCGCCTCGCCGTAG
- the purL gene encoding phosphoribosylformylglycinamidine synthase subunit PurL: MTEVPTQAVDTVENAAVTPDAELPYAELGLKDDEYARIVDILGRRPTAAELAMYSVMWSEHCSYKSSKRHLGQFGDKTTEAMREHLLVGIGQNAGVVDIGDGWAVTFKVESHNHPSYVEPYQGAATGVGGIVRDIISMGARPVAVMDQLRFGAIDHPDTARVVHGVVSGVGGYGNSLGLPNIGGETEFDASYQRNPLVNALCVGVLRHEDIHLANAEGTGNKVVLFGARTGGDGIGGASILASETFDEDKPSKRPSVQVGDPFMEKVLIECCLELFAARVVEGIQDLGAAGISCATSELASNGDGGMHVDLENVLLRDPTLTAGEILMSESQERMMAVVAPDKLEDFLAITTKWDVETAVIGEVTGTGRLTIDHNGQRIVDVDPTTVAHEGPVYDRPYAKPAWQDALNADDAAHLPRPTSPEELRTQALTLLASPNLASKAWVTDQYDRYVQGNTAMAQPDDAGVIRVDEASGLGVAIATDANGRFTKLDPYTGAQQALAEAYRNVATVGARPLAVTDCLNFGSPEDPDAMWQLVQAITGLADACAELGVPVTGGNVSLYNSTLAGEVGKGHIDASINPTPVVGVLGVLDDVSHATPSGWSEAGLALYLLGSTRTELSGSVWAGVIHDHLGGRPPAVDLTAERALADVLVSASAAGLAQAAHDLAAGGLLQSLTDAVLRHNVGAAVSLDELCARDGIDAPTALFAESGARALIAVQPDREEALVALAEQHGVPFLRLGVTADGGLDVAGQLTLSVGDLRAAHAGTLPARFA; the protein is encoded by the coding sequence ATGACCGAAGTGCCCACTCAGGCCGTCGACACCGTCGAGAATGCCGCCGTCACCCCGGACGCGGAGCTTCCGTACGCCGAGCTCGGCCTGAAGGATGACGAGTACGCCCGGATCGTGGACATCCTCGGCCGTCGTCCCACCGCTGCCGAGCTCGCGATGTACTCGGTGATGTGGTCCGAGCACTGCTCCTACAAGTCCTCCAAGCGCCACCTCGGCCAGTTCGGCGACAAGACCACCGAGGCGATGCGTGAGCACCTGCTCGTGGGCATCGGGCAGAACGCCGGCGTGGTCGACATCGGTGACGGCTGGGCCGTCACGTTCAAGGTGGAGTCGCACAACCACCCCAGCTACGTTGAGCCCTACCAGGGGGCCGCCACCGGCGTGGGCGGCATCGTCCGCGACATCATCTCGATGGGCGCCCGCCCGGTCGCCGTGATGGACCAGCTCCGGTTCGGGGCCATCGACCACCCGGACACCGCACGCGTGGTGCACGGCGTGGTCTCCGGCGTCGGTGGGTACGGCAACAGCCTCGGCCTGCCGAATATCGGCGGGGAGACCGAGTTCGACGCCTCCTACCAGCGCAACCCGTTGGTGAACGCCCTCTGCGTGGGCGTGCTGCGCCACGAGGACATCCACCTCGCCAACGCCGAGGGAACCGGGAACAAGGTGGTCCTGTTCGGAGCCCGCACCGGCGGCGACGGCATCGGCGGCGCCTCCATCCTCGCCAGCGAGACCTTCGACGAGGACAAGCCCTCCAAGCGCCCCAGTGTGCAGGTGGGCGACCCGTTCATGGAGAAGGTGCTCATCGAGTGCTGCCTGGAACTGTTCGCCGCCCGCGTGGTGGAGGGCATCCAGGACCTCGGTGCTGCCGGGATCTCCTGCGCCACCAGCGAACTCGCCTCCAACGGCGACGGCGGGATGCACGTGGACCTGGAGAACGTGCTGCTGCGCGACCCCACCCTGACCGCCGGCGAGATCCTGATGAGCGAGTCCCAGGAACGCATGATGGCCGTGGTGGCCCCGGACAAGCTGGAGGACTTCCTCGCGATCACCACCAAGTGGGACGTGGAGACCGCAGTGATCGGCGAGGTCACCGGCACCGGGCGGCTCACCATCGACCACAACGGCCAGCGGATCGTCGATGTCGACCCGACCACGGTTGCCCACGAGGGCCCCGTCTACGACCGCCCGTACGCTAAGCCGGCCTGGCAGGACGCCCTGAACGCCGACGACGCAGCTCACCTCCCGCGGCCCACCTCGCCGGAGGAGCTGCGCACCCAGGCACTGACCCTGCTCGCCTCCCCGAACCTCGCGTCGAAGGCCTGGGTCACCGACCAGTACGACCGGTACGTCCAGGGCAACACGGCGATGGCCCAGCCCGACGACGCAGGCGTGATCCGGGTGGACGAGGCCAGCGGCCTCGGGGTGGCCATCGCCACCGACGCCAACGGTCGCTTCACCAAGCTCGACCCCTACACCGGCGCCCAACAGGCGCTCGCCGAGGCCTACCGCAACGTCGCCACCGTGGGGGCACGCCCGCTCGCCGTGACCGACTGCCTGAACTTCGGCTCCCCGGAGGACCCGGACGCCATGTGGCAGCTCGTGCAGGCGATCACCGGACTGGCCGATGCCTGCGCCGAGCTGGGCGTGCCGGTCACCGGCGGCAACGTCTCGCTGTACAACTCCACCCTCGCCGGCGAGGTCGGCAAGGGGCACATCGACGCCTCGATCAACCCCACCCCGGTGGTCGGCGTGTTGGGCGTGCTGGATGACGTCTCGCACGCCACGCCGTCGGGCTGGTCCGAGGCGGGTCTGGCGCTGTACCTGCTCGGAAGCACGCGCACCGAGTTGTCCGGATCGGTGTGGGCGGGCGTCATCCACGACCACCTCGGTGGCCGCCCGCCCGCGGTGGACCTCACCGCCGAGCGTGCCCTGGCCGACGTACTGGTGAGCGCATCCGCCGCAGGCCTGGCGCAGGCCGCGCACGACCTGGCCGCCGGCGGTCTGCTGCAGAGCCTCACCGATGCCGTGCTGCGCCACAACGTCGGCGCCGCGGTGAGCCTGGACGAGCTGTGCGCGCGTGACGGGATCGACGCGCCGACGGCGCTGTTCGCCGAGTCCGGGGCGCGCGCCCTGATCGCCGTGCAGCCGGACCGGGAGGAGGCACTGGTGGCGCTCGCGGAGCAGCACGGGGTCCCGTTCCTGCGCCTGGGTGTGACGGCCGACGGCGGACTGGACGTGGCAGGTCAGCTCACCCTGAGTGTGGGCGACCTGCGCGCCGCCCATGCCGGGACGCTCCCGGCCCGGTTCGCCTGA
- a CDS encoding universal stress protein, which translates to MIRMEMREYPWVGTPAERPLVVGVEPGQDARVLRTAAEIAQAQGTGVVAVWVDPTHVLVAPDSSGVPTATPVDPDGTDTPPTEDEREVRALVHGELAPSAVPWRFVSAVGEVARGLAHVAASYRGVMIVVGARRPGFSGWMNEVIGGSVAGHLAHTQDLPVLVVPLHGGASA; encoded by the coding sequence ATGATCCGGATGGAGATGCGTGAGTACCCGTGGGTCGGTACCCCGGCCGAACGTCCGCTCGTGGTGGGCGTCGAGCCCGGGCAGGACGCGCGCGTGCTGCGCACCGCGGCCGAGATCGCCCAGGCCCAAGGCACCGGAGTGGTGGCCGTCTGGGTGGATCCCACGCACGTGCTCGTGGCACCGGACTCCTCCGGTGTGCCTACGGCGACCCCGGTGGACCCCGACGGCACCGACACCCCGCCCACCGAGGACGAGCGTGAGGTGCGCGCGCTCGTGCACGGCGAGCTGGCGCCGTCGGCGGTGCCGTGGCGGTTCGTCTCCGCCGTCGGCGAGGTGGCCCGGGGTCTGGCGCACGTGGCCGCCAGCTACCGCGGGGTGATGATCGTGGTGGGTGCCCGCCGCCCGGGGTTCTCCGGCTGGATGAACGAGGTGATCGGCGGTTCGGTGGCCGGTCACCTCGCGCACACCCAGGATCTGCCGGTGCTGGTGGTGCCGCTGCACGGGGGCGCGTCCGCGTGA
- a CDS encoding fluoride efflux transporter FluC, whose product MSQGRLRLGALVAVGGAAGTLARFGLTEAFGPPDGVPWATLTANLLGAFALGVLLEALLRAGAEDRTRRAFRLGLGTGFLGGLTTFSSLALETERLLTGGQFAVAAGYALASLALGLVAALAGIAVGGARRTGRGDQGESR is encoded by the coding sequence GTGAGCCAGGGTCGGCTCCGTCTCGGGGCACTGGTGGCGGTGGGTGGTGCCGCGGGAACGCTCGCCCGGTTCGGGCTCACCGAGGCCTTCGGCCCGCCCGACGGCGTCCCGTGGGCCACGCTGACGGCGAACCTTCTCGGAGCGTTCGCCCTGGGCGTGCTGCTCGAGGCACTGCTGCGCGCCGGCGCGGAGGACCGCACCCGCCGGGCTTTCCGGCTCGGCCTGGGCACCGGGTTCCTCGGTGGTCTCACCACGTTCTCGAGCCTGGCCCTGGAAACCGAGCGGCTGCTCACCGGCGGGCAGTTCGCGGTCGCGGCCGGGTACGCCCTGGCCAGTCTGGCGCTGGGGCTGGTCGCGGCGCTCGCGGGCATCGCTGTCGGTGGGGCACGGCGCACCGGTCGGGGCGACCAGGGCGAGAGCCGATGA
- a CDS encoding fluoride efflux transporter FluC, which produces MIPALIAVAGGLGAALRFWADGAIRARWHSALPVATIAINTTGSLLIGVLAGLLHAGALGSVATVLAVGLCGGFTTFSTAMVESARLLLAGDRRRCVVNLLGTLGLTLAAVAVGFAAVTALAG; this is translated from the coding sequence ATGATCCCGGCGCTGATCGCCGTCGCCGGCGGCCTGGGTGCGGCGCTGCGGTTCTGGGCGGACGGGGCGATCCGGGCCCGGTGGCACAGCGCGCTCCCGGTCGCCACGATCGCGATCAACACGACCGGGTCGTTGCTGATCGGCGTGCTCGCCGGTCTGTTGCACGCCGGAGCCCTCGGCAGTGTGGCCACCGTGCTGGCGGTCGGGCTGTGCGGCGGGTTCACCACCTTCTCCACGGCGATGGTGGAGTCGGCGCGGCTACTGCTCGCCGGGGACCGACGCCGCTGCGTGGTGAACCTGCTCGGCACTCTGGGCCTCACTCTGGCCGCCGTCGCGGTGGGCTTCGCGGCGGTGACAGCGCTGGCCGGGTGA
- a CDS encoding spore germination protein GerW family protein gives MSRSTGDPNLPIETLREALTVRRVFGEAYTVGETTVIPVARVIGGSGMGFGSGSGRDPHGSSGEPNAEGSGGGGGVGMCAWPSGSYVVRGDEVTWKPAFDLNLAVAGAQALAGVVAVSVACALRAKFRRRMF, from the coding sequence ATGAGCCGCAGCACCGGTGACCCCAACCTGCCGATCGAGACTCTGCGCGAGGCACTCACTGTCCGCCGCGTGTTCGGTGAGGCCTACACGGTGGGTGAGACCACGGTGATCCCGGTCGCGCGAGTGATCGGTGGCTCCGGGATGGGCTTCGGTTCCGGCAGCGGCCGCGACCCGCACGGTTCCTCCGGCGAACCGAACGCCGAGGGATCCGGCGGTGGCGGCGGCGTGGGCATGTGTGCCTGGCCGTCCGGTTCCTACGTGGTCCGCGGCGACGAGGTCACCTGGAAACCGGCGTTCGACCTCAACCTGGCGGTGGCGGGCGCCCAGGCGCTTGCCGGGGTCGTCGCAGTGTCCGTGGCCTGCGCCCTGCGCGCGAAGTTCCGGCGCCGGATGTTCTGA
- a CDS encoding GDSL-type esterase/lipase family protein, producing the protein MSDVAQILEPSVSSDVWRGAVSWVPDGDLWRPWRLPPERTDRVHAPDLLWPARMAAGVRSELRTDASRLSLPIRYTYDAPGFVDVTVDGGLHRRVELASGAEVLEVDLPDGEHEVRVWLPQAGHTAVGGLTLTGASAVGSLPGRSRWTTYGSSITQCSAAAGPSETWPAIVAQRLGWDLTCLGFGGQCHLDPVAEHAIAQTPADVISLCLGINIHGRTSFNARSFAPQISGFVERVRGAHPEAALAVITPIGCPNRENSADHDGLTLVQMRDAISEVVEAQNAHGARITLIDGLNIISADEAGQFDDGLHPGPEGYRLMGERLTSALGSLA; encoded by the coding sequence GTGAGCGACGTAGCCCAAATCCTGGAACCATCTGTCTCGTCCGATGTCTGGCGCGGTGCCGTCTCTTGGGTGCCGGACGGCGACCTCTGGCGTCCGTGGCGCCTGCCCCCGGAGCGTACCGACCGTGTGCACGCCCCCGATCTGCTGTGGCCGGCCCGCATGGCTGCAGGGGTGCGCTCGGAGCTGCGCACCGACGCCTCGCGACTGAGCCTTCCGATCAGGTACACCTACGACGCCCCGGGGTTCGTGGATGTCACGGTCGACGGCGGTCTGCACCGCCGCGTCGAGCTCGCCTCCGGGGCGGAGGTGCTCGAGGTGGACCTGCCTGACGGCGAGCATGAGGTGCGCGTGTGGCTCCCCCAGGCGGGGCACACCGCCGTCGGTGGGCTCACCCTCACGGGCGCGAGCGCCGTCGGGTCGTTGCCGGGCCGGTCCCGGTGGACCACCTACGGCAGCTCGATCACCCAGTGCTCGGCCGCGGCCGGACCGAGCGAGACCTGGCCGGCGATCGTGGCGCAGCGGCTCGGGTGGGACCTCACCTGTCTGGGGTTCGGCGGCCAGTGCCATCTCGATCCGGTCGCCGAGCACGCCATCGCGCAGACCCCGGCCGACGTGATCTCGCTGTGCCTGGGTATCAACATCCACGGCAGGACCTCCTTCAACGCGCGGTCCTTCGCACCGCAGATCTCTGGGTTCGTCGAGCGAGTGCGGGGCGCGCACCCGGAGGCGGCCCTCGCCGTCATCACCCCGATCGGGTGCCCGAACCGCGAGAACTCAGCGGACCACGACGGCCTCACCCTGGTGCAGATGCGAGACGCCATCAGCGAGGTGGTCGAGGCACAGAACGCCCACGGCGCCCGGATCACGCTGATCGACGGCCTCAACATCATCAGCGCCGACGAGGCGGGCCAGTTCGACGACGGTCTGCACCCGGGCCCTGAGGGCTACCGCCTGATGGGGGAGCGGCTCACGTCCGCGCTCGGCAGTCTTGCCTAA
- a CDS encoding pyridoxal phosphate-dependent aminotransferase, with protein sequence MKVARRAGVPPFEVMSILDRVAQLRAAGRDVISLCAGEPSGGAPPGVAARAAALHQANDLGYTSALGPRPLRDAIAGHYRRWYGLDLTGDDVAITTGSSGAFVLAFLAAFDPGDRVALASPGYPAYRNILTALGCEVVDIPCGPEDRFQPTPALLDHAAAQGPLAGLVVASPANPTGTMLTRTELTALTTWCDVHDVRLISDEIYHGITYAAAGAPDARGVSAWERSRTGVVVSSFSKYWGMTGWRIGWALVPPDLRPGVDALAGNVALCPPAPAAYAAIEAFSPDSYAAADARVAEFARTRATLLEAVDSLGWGPIAPADGAFYLYADLADALGHHRDATSWSRALLEEAGVAVVPGIDFDPAGGGRYVRLSFAAGHDAVVTAIERIRAFQSR encoded by the coding sequence ATGAAGGTCGCTCGTCGCGCAGGAGTCCCGCCCTTCGAGGTGATGTCCATCCTCGATCGGGTGGCCCAGTTGCGCGCCGCCGGCAGGGACGTGATCTCCCTCTGCGCCGGAGAGCCCTCCGGAGGAGCGCCGCCGGGTGTCGCAGCTCGCGCGGCCGCCCTGCACCAGGCTAACGACCTCGGCTACACCAGCGCTCTCGGCCCGCGCCCGCTGCGGGACGCGATCGCCGGCCACTACCGCCGCTGGTACGGCCTCGACCTCACCGGCGACGACGTCGCGATCACCACCGGCTCCTCCGGCGCCTTCGTGCTCGCCTTCCTCGCTGCCTTCGACCCGGGCGATCGGGTGGCCCTCGCCAGCCCCGGCTACCCCGCCTACCGGAACATCCTCACCGCCCTGGGCTGCGAGGTCGTCGACATCCCGTGCGGGCCCGAGGACCGATTCCAGCCCACCCCGGCGCTGCTCGACCATGCCGCCGCGCAGGGTCCGTTGGCCGGTCTCGTGGTGGCCTCCCCGGCCAACCCCACCGGCACGATGCTCACGCGCACGGAGCTCACCGCGCTCACCACCTGGTGCGACGTCCACGACGTCCGCCTGATCAGCGACGAGATCTACCACGGCATCACCTACGCCGCGGCCGGTGCCCCGGACGCGCGTGGGGTGAGCGCCTGGGAGAGGTCGCGCACCGGTGTGGTGGTCTCTTCCTTCTCCAAGTATTGGGGGATGACGGGGTGGCGCATCGGCTGGGCGCTGGTCCCGCCCGACCTGCGCCCCGGCGTGGACGCACTCGCCGGGAACGTCGCGCTATGCCCACCCGCCCCGGCTGCCTACGCGGCGATCGAAGCGTTCTCGCCCGATTCGTATGCCGCGGCCGATGCCCGGGTGGCCGAGTTCGCCCGCACCCGGGCCACCCTGCTGGAGGCCGTCGACTCGCTCGGCTGGGGTCCGATCGCTCCCGCCGACGGCGCCTTCTACCTCTACGCGGACCTCGCCGACGCTCTTGGTCACCACAGGGATGCCACCTCGTGGAGTCGTGCCCTTCTCGAGGAGGCGGGGGTCGCCGTCGTGCCCGGGATCGACTTCGATCCTGCCGGGGGTGGGCGCTACGTGCGCCTCTCCTTCGCGGCCGGGCACGACGCTGTGGTGACGGCGATCGAGCGGATCCGCGCGTTCCAGTCCCGGTAG